GTCCGAGAAGTTCGACATGCGATTCGTCGGCGGGTTGCTCGGTGTCGCACAAGACGAAGACACGCTCGCACTCCGCCCCGAAATCGGGTGGGCGATCTGTGACGACGCGCCGCCCCTTCTCCACTCCTGACATTCAGAGAACCCATGACACGCCTCGCCATCGCGACTCTTGCGCTTACCACTTTTGCTGTCTGTTCCAGCCCCGCGGACGAGAAACTGAAGGGCATCGCGTGCCGGTCGGTCCACCTCGGCTACCCGGCGCCGGAAGGGGTCGCGTTTTACAACGAGATGACCGTCGAGAAGTCCGCCGACGGCACGTACTTCATGGCCGCCGGGTGGGGTAAGGGGTACTTCGGCATCCAGGAACTCGCGAACGGAAAGAAGCTCGTGCTGTTCTCCGTGTGGGATCCGACGGCCGGCGACGACCCCAAGAAGGTGGACGCCGAGAAGCGCGTGAAGATGCTGCACAAGGACGACGCGGTGCGCGTCCAGCGGTTCGGCGGCGAGGGCACCGGCGGGCAATCGTTCTTCGACTACGAATGGAAGGTCGGCCAGACGTACCGCTTCCTCGTGACCGCGAAGCCCGACGGCGACGCGCGGACCGCGTACAGCGGCTACTTCTTCGTGCCCGAAAAGAAGGAGTGGAAGCACCTCGTCACGTTCTCGACGCTCACGAAGGGCGACCTGCTCAAGGGCTGCTACTCGTTCGTGGAAGACTTCCGGCGGAACAAAGTGTCCACCACAAAAGAGCGGCGCGCCGCCTTCGGCAACGGTTGGGTGAAAACCAAGAAGGGTGAGTGGGTGGCGCTCGACAACGCGCGATTTACCGCGGACGCGAACCCCGTGCTGAACATCGACGCGGGCGCGACTGCGGGTCACTACTTCCTCGCGACGGGCGGCGACATCGAGAACAAAACGACCAAACTGAAGGAGCAAATCGCCCGCGACAAAGAGAAGCTCGAAGCGAAGCCGCCCGCGGACCTGCCGAAGTGGGAGTGAGGCGGGCGGAGTATTCACCGCAGAGGGCGCGAGAGGGCGCGGAGAAAAGAACAGAAGGCGAGTATTGATCCCTGTCGGGACCAGTATCGAGGAACGCGATACAACCGTAGCGCGTTCAATCACCGGGAACCAGGAGCAACTGTGCTCTCAATTGCCGCTGAGTTTTGGAACCGGCCTCTTTCGCAATTCGGCCCGCAACCAGCGGATTTCAAATATCGCAACGCAAAGTCCTAGCACCAGAACGGTGATCGTAACTCCGAGCCAAAACACCGTTGACTGATCCCCGGACACGGGTGGGGACGCCGGATGCGTGGGGTTCCCGAAGTGGGCCATTTGGTGAATTGTCGTCGGGGGAATGGGGCACTCGGCACCAAATCGGTACCCATCCGCATCAACGCGGAACTGCGTTCCCGTTGTCTGATCGTCGCACAGACAGCCCTCGATACCGGGAATCCGAAACGCTTCGTTAGGAACCGGGCGATTGATCCGCACCTCGGACAAATTCCTCCGAGTGTGCTGCTTGAGTTCGCCGGCCTCGAACGAGCGCCTCTCGATCCGCGCCGGAAAAAACTGGCCGGGGTTCGGTTCGACGAACTCCGAGACCTCGTCTTCGTGCCGGTGGCGGAGTTGGTCGGCCGGGTGCTCGATCCGCTTGCGAATCAAGTAATTGTGTTTCGGGCTGAACCAAAATTCACAGACGCACTTGTCGTTCTCCAGCACGACCCGAATTTCGCCGGGGGACCCATCGGACCGCGCCGCAAGTCGCTCTACAGAACGGATCTTGTGAGGTTGGTGCAGTAAACCGTGAAAAGGCAGGATCTCCGAGTCACGCGACCAGTGCGCGAAGAGCACCGCCAAGCCGTGACCGCGTTGAAACGCCGACATTGTTTCAGACGTTACCTCGAGGCTCTGATCGGGGTTCTTTTTCTTCGCCGTCTGTGCCCGTATCAGCCGACCGAAGCGAAACACTTCATCAACGGTCCGCCCGTCCGACCAGAGCGCCCGGGTTCTCCAGGCATCGGGCGACTGCCAGTATTGTCCCGGCCCCGTTTCGTGCGCCGAATCAATCGATACGCCAACTAAGGCTGGCCCGGCCGACACATTGTCGTACTGGATCGGTTCGTCCTTCAGGTGCTTCCATTCGTAGGAATAGGTCACGGTGCGGATCGCTTCGATCGCGGCGCGGTGGCGGTCGCGCACGTCTTCGAGTAGAGGCTTTGCGCCCTGTGCCGAAGCGGTGGCCGGACCGAGGGCAACGAGAAATGCCAGCGCCATTAACACGTGTCGGCCCTCGCGCACGGGAATTTCGCGTGGAAGGGGCGGCCGGTTCGCGCCGCCAGAGTTCCGAAGCACAACGGAACCCTGGCGCTCGCGTTTGTGAAGTTGTCAGAAAGAAAAAGGCCGCGCCCGCGATGGTTCGCGAGCACGGCCCTCACTTCGGTTCACGAGCCTATTTTCACTCTTCCAGGAACTTCTTGAACTCGACCTGGTAGCAGGTCGTGTTGCTGTTGCCGCAGAAGAGGTACTTCCCGTCCGGGCTGAACGCGAGCGACTGCACCGGGCAGTCGAACGCGCGGGCCACGAGGTGCCGGCCGCTGAGGACGTCCCACGCCCGCACGGTGCCGTCGTCGCCCGCGCTGAGCAGGTAGCTGCCGGTCGGGTCGAACACCACCGCGTTGATGTTCTGCTGGTGCCCGCCGAACACGAACACGGTGTGCTGCGTTTCCGCGTCCCACACGTACACCGCGTCGTCGAGCCCGGCGCCCGCGAGGTACTTGCCCTGCGGGTCGAACGCGAGCGCGGTCACGCCCGTGTCGTAGGTGCAGAGCTTCTCCTTCGTCGTCACGTCCCACACGCACACCGCGCCGTCGCGCTCGCAGGTGGACATGTAATCGACGCCGCCGCACGCGATCCACTTACCGTTCGGGTGGAACGCGAGCGTCTCCAGGGTGCAGGCGTCGGCGGCCTCGACGATAATCATGTCCGGCTGGCCGCTCGCGCACGTCCACAGCCACACGAGGCCGTCGGCCGGGCTGGTGTGCGCCAGAACCTTGGAGTCCGGGCTGAACGTGACGAACCCGATCGGCGGCTTGGTCGCCTCGAGCGACGCGGCGAGGTGCCCGTCGGCCGCGTCCCACAACTGCGTGAAGTAGTCCGTGCCGCCGACGCCGAGCCATTTCCCGTCCGGGCTGGCCGCGACCGAGAACGCCGAGCACAGGTTCGTCGGGGCCACTTCGTCGCCGCTCTCGACGTCCCACACGCGCACGTTCGCGGCGCCGGAACTCGCCAACCGCAGCGGCGCGCCCGGGATGATCGTGATCGCGTGGCGGCCGCGCGGGTTCGGACCCGCAATGAGCTTCCCGTCGCGCACGTCCCACACGTGAACGACCCGGTCCGCGCCGGCGCTGGCGAGCCTCGTCCCGTCGGGGCTAAAAGCGAGACAGCGGATCTCGTCGTTGTGGCCGCGGAGCACCGGGCCGCGCGTGGCGGCCTCTGCGTCGAGCCACAGGTGGATGTCGAAGTCCGAATCGGCGCAGGCGAGGTACTTCCCCTCCGGGCTGAACGCGACCGTCACCACCTGGTCCGCGTGGCTGTTGAGCAGCATGAGCGGGTCCGGGTGGGTGGGGCGCCAGACGCGCGCGGACGTGTCCCACCCCGCAGAAATCAGCAGGCTCGAATCGGGGCTCCAGGTGAGCGCCGGGACGCGGTCGGTGTGGCTCTTCAGCTCGGCGACGGGCTTGTGCGTGTCCGCGTCCCACACCCGCACGCTGAGGTCTTCGCCCGCGGTGGCGACGAACGCGCCGTTGGGCGAGAACGCGATCGCGGCGATCCCCTTCCGCGGGTGCGCGGCGATCTCCCCGACGAACTTGTACGCGGCCGTGTCCCAGAACCGGATTTTGCCGTCGTCGTGCCCGCTCGCGACGGTGCTCCCGTCCGCACTGAACGCGATCGCGGTGACCCACGACTGCTGGTCGGCCGGTTGTTCGATGCGGCGCAGGAGCTGACCGGTCTTCACGTCCCACAAAAGGAGATCGTCGTTTCCGCTGGCGAGCAGTTTCGCGCCAGCGCTGAAGCACCACAGTGTTTCGATGTCGCTGAGGAAGTGCCGCGCGAGTTGGGCGCCGTCCGGCGCCCAGTGCCGGAGCACGCCCGCTTCGTCGATGGACAGGAGCGAACCGTCCGCCGAAAACGCGATCGCGGCGATGTCGCCGTCGGTGTGGAATCGCGGTTCGCCGAAGACACGTTTGACGAGCGGCGACGGGCGGATGGGTGCGCTATCTTCGGTGTGGGTGGTGGTTACGGGTGTGGACATGAAACCCCTTCGTCTGTGCGGCCAGGTTCCGGGTGAGCGGTGATTGGGGCGGAACCGGTGCTTCGAGTGTAGAACAGCGTTTTCGATCTGGCGAGAAAATCAGGCACAACAGTCGGAAAAATCGGCGGATCGCGAAGATCTGGTGCGGGCCGAATTGCTGCGGCGGCTGAACATCAGGTGGGTCAACACGTTAAGGGCACGAGGGCGAAACGGACTGTTTAGCGGCTCTTGCGATATTTTTCCCGTCGCCCGTGAAAATTCGCTACTAACAGACGGCGATGGGGAGATTATTGTCCCAGAAAGCCGACACCGTCAACTCAAACGCGACGAAGTTGGAAAAGGCTACCCAGCCGAAGACACACATTAGAACAATCCCTCGGGCGCGACCACAAAATGAATCCGGCGGCCCGTGCGTCGGATAATGGTGAGCCTCCCCGCAATTGCGCCGGTCGATTGAATTCACGCTCCGCCACATAAGGACACAGCATGTGGACCTCGCACTGTGAAGAGCTACCCACCGGCCTTCGCTTCGCCGTTCATCGCGACGCGCGCGCCGCACCCTTCGTGGACGTAGTTCACGCACTCCGGTCCGATGCCGAATTCAGGTCGTGGTTCAACGCGCTCCTCGCCGACGTGCCGTATTCCGCGTTCCGGTGGGAAACGCCCGGCGTCACGGAGGCGACCGCGGTGCGGGCGTTCGAGTTCGTTGCGCTCGATGCCCCTCACCTCTCCCGGCGCCCCGATCCGGCCGCATTCGACGAACACTTCCACCGTTCGCCCGGGACCGGAGCGCTCGAGTTCCCGAACCTCAGTGGCGACGCGATCATGGTCGTCCCGTGTCCGATCGGCGCGCCATCGGCCTACGGGCACCTCGCGGCGTTTGTGCGGAACGCCCCCGAAGCGCAGCGCGACGAACTCTGGACACTGGTCGGCGAAGCGATGACGCGCCGGCTCGGGTCCGCACCCGTGTGGCTCAGCACGGCCGGGGCCGGGGTGCCGTGGCTCCACGTGCGATTGGACGCCCGGCCCAAATACTACGGCCACGTCCCGTACCGCCGGTGACCCGGCGCACATTCCTCCCGGCGCGTAACGTCCGACAGTATCCTTTGGCCGCCGCCTTGATTCAGCGCATACCGGCGTCTAGAATTCCGCAGGCTTCACACTCCTCTCCCCCGGTTCCCCCGGGTTTTCCCGTCCGAGACGGTCGAACGCAACGGGTCAACACCGAACGGCCAACGGCCCTTCCTTGAAACCTTTTGCTGGTTCCCGCCTCAAAAGGAATATGATGGGTTGGAGCCGAACACGGTCTGCCGCGTTACGGCGCTCAGCAGATTCATCCCCAGTCGCGGGAGACGGCGTCGATGTATGAACGATTCACGGATCGGGCGCGGAAGGTGATGCAGCTGGCCAACCAGGAGGCCCAGCGCTTTAACCACGAGTACATCGGGACCGAGCATGTGCTGCTCGGCCTCGTTAAAGAGGGGTCGGGCGTCGCGGCCAACGTGCTCAAGAACCTGGACATCGACCTCCGGAAGATCCGGCTCGAGGTCGAGAAGATCGTCCAGCACGGGCCGGGCGGCGAGCAGGTCGTCATGGGGCGCCTCCCGCACACCCCCAGGGCCAAGAAGGTCATCGAGTACTCCATCGAGGAGGCTCGGAACCTGAACCACAACTACGTCGGCACCGAGCACCTGTTGCTCGGCCTCCTGCGCGAGCAGGAGGGCGTCGCCGCCCAGGTTCTCATGAACCTGGGTCTCAAACTCGAAGACGTGCGTGAAGAAGTCCTGAATCTCTTGGGGCACAACATGCCGAACGAATCCGAAGGCAACAGCGGGCGCGAGGGCGGCGAGCGCAGCGGGTCCGAGCGCGCCGGGCGCAACAAATCCAAGACCCCGGCGCTCGACAGCTTCGGGCGCGACCTCACCGAACTGGCCCGCCAGGGCAAGCTCGACCCCGTGATCGGGCGCACGGCCGAGATCGAGCGCGTCATCCAGATCCTGTCGCGCCGGCAGAAGAACAACCCGGTGCTCCTCGGCGAGGCCGGGGTCGGCAAGACGGCCATCGTGGAAGGGCTCGCGCAACTGGTCATCGACCAGAACGTGCCGGAGCTGCTCCGCGACAAGCGCATCGTCGTGCTCGACCTCGCGATGATGGTCGCCGGGACCAAGTACCGCGGGCAGTTCGAGGAGCGCATCAAGGCGGTGATGAACGAGGTGCGCCGCGCGAAGAACACCATGCTGTTCATCGACGAGTTGCACACGCTCGTCGGCGCGGGCGGGGCCGAGGGCGCCATCGACGCCTCCAACGTGCTGAAGCCGGCGCTGGCGCGCGGCGAGATCCAGTGCATCGGCGCGACCACGCTCGACGAGTACCGCAAGTACATCGAGAAGGACGCGGCCCTGGCCCGCCGGTTCCAGGCGATCATCGTGAACCCGCCGTCGATGGCGGAAACGGTAGAGATCCTCAAGGGCCTGCGCGACCGCTACGAGGCGCACCACCGGGTCCAGATCACCGACGCCGCGCTCAAGCACGCGGTCGAACTGTCCGAGCGCTACATCACCGGCCACTGCCTGCCGGACAAGGCCATCGACGTGATCGACGAGGCCGGCGCGCGGGTGCGGCTGAAGGGCATGACCCGGCCGCCGGACCTCAAGGAACTCGACGAGAAGATCGAGAAGCTGAACCAGGAAAAAGAAGCCGCGGTCATGGACCAGGACTTCGAGCGCGCGGCGAGCCTGCGCGACCAGTCCGAGAAGCTCCGCAAGGAAAAGGAAACCACGCACAAGCAGTGGCGCGAGAAGGCCAAGGAAACCGACGGCGTGGTGGACGAAGAGGTGATCGCCGAGGTGGTCAGCAAGATGACCGGTGTGCCGCTCCGCAAGGTCGGCGAGGACGAGACGCGGCGGCTCCTCAACATGGAGGCCGAGCTGCACACGGCCGTCATCAGCCAGAACGAGGCCATCCACTCGATCGCCAAGGCGGTGCGCAAGAGCCGGTCCGGGATGAAGGACCCGAAGCGGCCCATCGGGAGCTTCATCTTCGCCGGCCCGACCGGGGTGGGCAAGACGCTGCTCGCGAAGCAGCTCGCGAAGTTCATGTTCGGCGACGAAAACAACATCGTGCAGCTCGACATGTCCGAGTACATGGAGAAGCACAACGTGTCGCGGCTGGTCGGCGCCCCCCCGGGCTACATCGGGTACGAGGAGGGCGGCCAGCTCACCGAGAAGATCCGCCGTAAGCCGTACTCGGTGGTGCTGCTCGACGAAATCGAGAAGGCCCACCCGGACGTGTGGAACATGCTTCTCCAGATCATGGAAGAGGGCCGGCTGACCGACAACGTGGGCCGGGTGGTGGACTTCAAGAACACCATTCTCATCATGACCACGAACATCGGGGCCGAGACGATCGTGGACCAGGGCGACATGAACACGCCGTGGCTCCGCGGGGTTAAGAAGGACACCGAGACCAGCTACCAGGACATGCAGAAGAAGCTCAAGGGGAGGATGGAAAAGGAGTTCAAACCCGAGTTCCTGAACCGCCTCGACGAGATCATCGTGTTCCGCAAGCTGAACAACGACGACCTCAAGGCCATCGTGAACATGGAACTGCTGAAGGTCGCCAAGCGGCTGGGCGAGAAGGGCATCAAGTTGACCGTGACCGATGAGGCCAAGGAGTACCTGATCGACAAGGGCTCCAGCGTCGAGTATGGTGCGCGCCCGCTCCGCCGGGCCATCGAGCAGCACCTCGAGGACATGCTCGCCGAGGAGCTGCTCAAGGGCACGTTCCACGGGGCGGACACGCTGACCGTGAAGATCGTGGAGGAGAACGGCGAGAAGAAGCTCGGGTTCGATTCCCACGCGGTCGCACCCGCCGTCACCACCGGCCCCGCGTAAGGGCCCGGTGATCTGAAAACCCGAGGGCCACGCGCTTGCAGCGCGTGGCCCTCTTCTGTTATTGGTAAGGCATGTCGTCAATCACCAAAACGCCCCCGCCGGCGGTCCACTACCCCGACTCCGACGGTCAGCCGATGGCCGATAACACGCTCCAGTTCGAGTGGATCGTCACGCTCCAGGGCAACATCGACCTGATGTTCCGGGACCAGAAGGACGTGTTTGTCGCGGGCGACCACCTCATCTACCCCGTTGAGGGCAATGCGGACGTCCGCCAGGCGCCGGACGTGTACGTCGCGTTCGGGCGCCCCAAGGGGCACTGGGGTAGCTACAAGGTGTTCGAGGAAGACCACGTCTTCCCGCAAGTAATCTTCGAGGTCTGGTCGCCGGGTAACCGCTTCACCCAGATGGAAGACAAGCGGGACTTCTACGCCCGGTACGGAGCGGAAGAATACTACATCGTGTACCCGGAGTTCCCGGCCCACCTCGACGGTTGGTTGAGCAAGGGCGAGAAGCTCGAACGCGTTGAGAACATGAACGGGCACTTCAGCCCGCGGCTCGGTATCCGCTTCGAGTTGCAGCGCGGGAACATCGCGGTGTACCACCCGGACGGCCGACGGTTCCTGAGCTACGTCGATCTCGGCGCACTGCAACACGAAACTCAAACGCGAGCCGAAACCGCAGAGCAACACGCGGAAGAAGAGCGCCAGCGTGCGGAACAAGAACGGCTACGCGCGGAAGAGGCGCGACAAAAGGCCGAGCGACTCGCGGCGCGGCTCCGCGAACTCGGCATCGATCCCGATGCGGTGTGAGCGAGCGGAGTGTCATCTCACTCGGTAAACGGTGTACGCCGAATCGGAATGCACTTCTTCCAGATACTTTGCGGAAAGTGGCTGCGTGCGTGGCCAGATGACGTGCGTGATCCCCTCCGACTTCAACTGTTCGGGCCGTCCGGGCGCGTCCCATGCTCCCCCGACCGTAAGCGCCGAAGCGAACTTCATCCGGCGCTCCCACTCCTCCACTTCCGCCGCGGCATACGGCACCGACTTGAAATCGACGTAGATGCGCGCACCGGTCGCGAGCCGGAACCGTTGGAGGTCCACGGGAACCTGGTTCGTCCCCTCTTTCGCACGCGGGGGCGGCGCGAACGTGTTCGATACGGCCCCGCGGCCCGCGCCCACCTTCGGGAACGCGGTCGGGATCAGGTACACGTCGTCCGGCCCCGCGGTCGCATGCACGTAATCGTACAACTCGCGCTCATCGGCCCCGCGGTAACCGAGCCCCCCCACCGTCACAACGAC
The Gemmata palustris DNA segment above includes these coding regions:
- a CDS encoding DUF6940 family protein — translated: MWTSHCEELPTGLRFAVHRDARAAPFVDVVHALRSDAEFRSWFNALLADVPYSAFRWETPGVTEATAVRAFEFVALDAPHLSRRPDPAAFDEHFHRSPGTGALEFPNLSGDAIMVVPCPIGAPSAYGHLAAFVRNAPEAQRDELWTLVGEAMTRRLGSAPVWLSTAGAGVPWLHVRLDARPKYYGHVPYRR
- a CDS encoding ATP-dependent Clp protease ATP-binding subunit, with protein sequence MYERFTDRARKVMQLANQEAQRFNHEYIGTEHVLLGLVKEGSGVAANVLKNLDIDLRKIRLEVEKIVQHGPGGEQVVMGRLPHTPRAKKVIEYSIEEARNLNHNYVGTEHLLLGLLREQEGVAAQVLMNLGLKLEDVREEVLNLLGHNMPNESEGNSGREGGERSGSERAGRNKSKTPALDSFGRDLTELARQGKLDPVIGRTAEIERVIQILSRRQKNNPVLLGEAGVGKTAIVEGLAQLVIDQNVPELLRDKRIVVLDLAMMVAGTKYRGQFEERIKAVMNEVRRAKNTMLFIDELHTLVGAGGAEGAIDASNVLKPALARGEIQCIGATTLDEYRKYIEKDAALARRFQAIIVNPPSMAETVEILKGLRDRYEAHHRVQITDAALKHAVELSERYITGHCLPDKAIDVIDEAGARVRLKGMTRPPDLKELDEKIEKLNQEKEAAVMDQDFERAASLRDQSEKLRKEKETTHKQWREKAKETDGVVDEEVIAEVVSKMTGVPLRKVGEDETRRLLNMEAELHTAVISQNEAIHSIAKAVRKSRSGMKDPKRPIGSFIFAGPTGVGKTLLAKQLAKFMFGDENNIVQLDMSEYMEKHNVSRLVGAPPGYIGYEEGGQLTEKIRRKPYSVVLLDEIEKAHPDVWNMLLQIMEEGRLTDNVGRVVDFKNTILIMTTNIGAETIVDQGDMNTPWLRGVKKDTETSYQDMQKKLKGRMEKEFKPEFLNRLDEIIVFRKLNNDDLKAIVNMELLKVAKRLGEKGIKLTVTDEAKEYLIDKGSSVEYGARPLRRAIEQHLEDMLAEELLKGTFHGADTLTVKIVEENGEKKLGFDSHAVAPAVTTGPA
- a CDS encoding WD40 repeat domain-containing protein, translated to MSTPVTTTHTEDSAPIRPSPLVKRVFGEPRFHTDGDIAAIAFSADGSLLSIDEAGVLRHWAPDGAQLARHFLSDIETLWCFSAGAKLLASGNDDLLLWDVKTGQLLRRIEQPADQQSWVTAIAFSADGSTVASGHDDGKIRFWDTAAYKFVGEIAAHPRKGIAAIAFSPNGAFVATAGEDLSVRVWDADTHKPVAELKSHTDRVPALTWSPDSSLLISAGWDTSARVWRPTHPDPLMLLNSHADQVVTVAFSPEGKYLACADSDFDIHLWLDAEAATRGPVLRGHNDEIRCLAFSPDGTRLASAGADRVVHVWDVRDGKLIAGPNPRGRHAITIIPGAPLRLASSGAANVRVWDVESGDEVAPTNLCSAFSVAASPDGKWLGVGGTDYFTQLWDAADGHLAASLEATKPPIGFVTFSPDSKVLAHTSPADGLVWLWTCASGQPDMIIVEAADACTLETLAFHPNGKWIACGGVDYMSTCERDGAVCVWDVTTKEKLCTYDTGVTALAFDPQGKYLAGAGLDDAVYVWDAETQHTVFVFGGHQQNINAVVFDPTGSYLLSAGDDGTVRAWDVLSGRHLVARAFDCPVQSLAFSPDGKYLFCGNSNTTCYQVEFKKFLEE
- a CDS encoding DUF3472 domain-containing protein, whose amino-acid sequence is MTRLAIATLALTTFAVCSSPADEKLKGIACRSVHLGYPAPEGVAFYNEMTVEKSADGTYFMAAGWGKGYFGIQELANGKKLVLFSVWDPTAGDDPKKVDAEKRVKMLHKDDAVRVQRFGGEGTGGQSFFDYEWKVGQTYRFLVTAKPDGDARTAYSGYFFVPEKKEWKHLVTFSTLTKGDLLKGCYSFVEDFRRNKVSTTKERRAAFGNGWVKTKKGEWVALDNARFTADANPVLNIDAGATAGHYFLATGGDIENKTTKLKEQIARDKEKLEAKPPADLPKWE
- a CDS encoding Uma2 family endonuclease, which gives rise to MSSITKTPPPAVHYPDSDGQPMADNTLQFEWIVTLQGNIDLMFRDQKDVFVAGDHLIYPVEGNADVRQAPDVYVAFGRPKGHWGSYKVFEEDHVFPQVIFEVWSPGNRFTQMEDKRDFYARYGAEEYYIVYPEFPAHLDGWLSKGEKLERVENMNGHFSPRLGIRFELQRGNIAVYHPDGRRFLSYVDLGALQHETQTRAETAEQHAEEERQRAEQERLRAEEARQKAERLAARLRELGIDPDAV